One Glaciihabitans arcticus DNA window includes the following coding sequences:
- a CDS encoding TetR/AcrR family transcriptional regulator yields the protein MVQTRHQPRSRPETLIRRREILDASVDIFGAKGYTGGTLQEIAEQVGMTHAGILHHFGSKDQLLLEVLEHRDETDVAHLEGQHIPDGLALFRHLVKTAFLNAQRIGIVQAYAVLSAESVTDDHPGREFFQNRYRNLRDEVSHAFQVVCEERGVDNVANIADASAAILAVMDGLQVQWLLEPTAVDLGRASQFAIEAIVASVLHPQQSVLTEETISS from the coding sequence GTGGTCCAGACCCGTCACCAGCCTCGGTCACGCCCTGAGACCCTGATCCGCCGACGCGAGATCCTCGATGCTTCGGTCGACATATTCGGGGCCAAGGGTTATACCGGGGGCACCCTGCAGGAGATCGCCGAACAGGTCGGCATGACGCACGCGGGCATCCTGCACCACTTCGGGTCGAAGGACCAGCTGCTGCTCGAGGTGCTCGAGCACCGTGACGAGACGGACGTGGCGCACCTGGAGGGGCAGCACATCCCTGACGGCCTGGCGCTATTCCGCCACCTCGTGAAGACGGCCTTCCTGAACGCCCAGCGCATCGGCATCGTGCAGGCCTACGCCGTACTGTCGGCCGAGTCGGTCACCGACGACCACCCGGGGCGCGAGTTCTTCCAGAACCGCTACCGCAACCTCCGTGATGAGGTTTCCCACGCATTTCAGGTCGTCTGCGAGGAGCGCGGCGTCGATAACGTCGCGAATATTGCCGACGCCTCGGCCGCAATCCTCGCCGTGATGGACGGACTGCAGGTGCAGTGGCTGCTCGAGCCGACCGCGGTCGACCTCGGTCGTGCATCGCAGTTCGCCATCGAGGCGATCGTCGCCAGTGTGCTGCACCCGCAGCAGTCCGTGCTGACCGAAGAAACGATCAGCAGCTAG
- a CDS encoding GNAT family N-acetyltransferase produces the protein MSRVIRPAEIRDAPALGRVHVECWRESYGHFLSPGFLAELDPVARGERWIRTLGEPRADDRVAVLEVDGELRGFAMSGATVDEDAPRAHQVYAIYQYATEHGSGSGAELLDAVIGDEPASLWVAELNPRAHSFYRRNGFDFDGTRKVEPSWEDLVELRMIR, from the coding sequence ATGAGCCGCGTCATCCGCCCCGCTGAGATTCGGGATGCCCCAGCGCTCGGCCGCGTGCACGTCGAGTGTTGGCGCGAATCGTACGGGCACTTCCTCAGCCCCGGGTTTCTGGCCGAACTCGACCCGGTCGCACGCGGCGAGCGTTGGATCCGCACCCTGGGGGAGCCCCGCGCCGACGACAGGGTCGCCGTGCTCGAGGTCGACGGCGAGCTGCGCGGCTTCGCGATGAGCGGCGCCACCGTCGACGAGGATGCCCCGCGCGCCCACCAAGTGTACGCGATCTACCAGTACGCGACCGAGCACGGATCCGGTTCGGGCGCCGAGCTGCTCGACGCCGTGATCGGCGATGAGCCCGCCTCGCTCTGGGTCGCGGAGCTCAACCCGCGGGCCCACAGCTTCTACCGCCGCAACGGCTTCGACTTCGACGGCACCCGCAAGGTCGAGCCCTCCTGGGAAGACCTCGTCGAGCTCCGCATGATCCGCTGA
- a CDS encoding ABC transporter substrate-binding protein → MRLRTTVVAAGIAAALLLSGCAGTGAPESTGSGAALTIAKPDGAITTESHNPYLGDSSASKYAYGKVIFETLALVNPTGDLGTTPWLAESVEWNDDYTELTVVPRSGVNWSDGTEFTADDIVFTFDMIKSGKLTDTGGLNITDIAVDGDAVKITFGLSKFTAQARVLHTPIVPEHIWKDIADPNTDPLTGEGLAVGTGPYVLDNWSTESVSLTANPDYWGGELAVPQLNYVSYGDNAALTTALVSGDADWAQAFIPQIEDSYLAADEKNNLLVSPTAGAGTLFMNLQEKPFNNVALRQALAWTIDRQAYVDVAREGASSVVWSKTGLGDLLDDEVLPEYKDDNYKVDIEKARQVLTDAGYTWKSEKLIDPDGEAVSFSISVPAGWSDWNTEQALLAEELKEGLGIDVKVDQPDWGGWDAARQEGTFDAIIHWLEDTGNAYGLYTSTMDPKWIVDNKAQFNFGRFDDPKVTEALNTYANTSSDEERKAALAVMEKAFVDEVPAIPLGSHPLLGEYNTRNYVGFPTEDDQYASADPTQPGIVQILTKLKPGN, encoded by the coding sequence ATGAGGCTTAGAACCACCGTCGTCGCCGCAGGCATAGCCGCGGCCCTTCTCCTGTCCGGCTGTGCCGGGACAGGAGCACCCGAGTCGACCGGCAGCGGCGCGGCTCTCACCATCGCCAAGCCCGACGGAGCGATCACCACCGAGTCGCACAACCCGTACCTCGGCGACTCGTCCGCATCCAAGTACGCCTATGGCAAGGTCATCTTCGAAACCCTCGCCCTCGTGAATCCCACCGGCGACCTCGGCACCACGCCGTGGCTGGCCGAGAGCGTCGAATGGAACGACGACTACACCGAGCTCACGGTTGTGCCCCGCAGCGGCGTCAACTGGAGCGACGGCACCGAGTTCACCGCCGACGACATCGTCTTCACCTTCGACATGATCAAGTCCGGCAAGCTCACCGACACCGGTGGACTCAACATCACCGACATCGCCGTCGATGGTGACGCGGTTAAGATCACCTTTGGTCTCTCCAAATTCACCGCCCAGGCGCGCGTGCTGCACACGCCGATCGTGCCCGAGCACATCTGGAAGGACATCGCCGACCCGAACACCGATCCCCTCACCGGCGAAGGCCTCGCTGTCGGAACCGGACCCTACGTTCTCGACAACTGGTCGACCGAGTCCGTGTCGCTGACCGCCAACCCCGACTACTGGGGCGGCGAGCTCGCTGTTCCGCAGCTGAACTACGTCTCCTACGGTGACAACGCGGCCCTCACGACGGCACTCGTCTCCGGCGACGCCGACTGGGCGCAGGCCTTCATCCCGCAGATCGAGGACAGCTACCTCGCCGCCGACGAGAAGAACAACCTCCTCGTCTCGCCCACCGCGGGTGCCGGCACGCTGTTCATGAACCTGCAGGAGAAGCCGTTCAACAACGTGGCGCTGCGCCAGGCCCTCGCCTGGACGATCGACCGCCAGGCCTACGTCGATGTCGCCCGTGAAGGTGCCAGCTCGGTGGTCTGGAGCAAGACCGGTCTCGGCGATCTCCTCGACGACGAGGTGCTCCCCGAGTACAAGGACGACAACTACAAGGTCGACATCGAGAAGGCCCGGCAGGTCCTCACCGACGCCGGCTACACGTGGAAGTCGGAGAAGCTGATCGACCCCGACGGCGAGGCCGTCTCGTTCTCGATCTCCGTGCCCGCGGGCTGGAGTGACTGGAACACCGAGCAGGCGCTTCTCGCCGAAGAACTCAAGGAGGGCCTCGGCATCGACGTCAAGGTCGACCAGCCCGACTGGGGCGGCTGGGATGCCGCTCGCCAGGAAGGCACCTTCGACGCGATCATCCACTGGCTCGAGGACACCGGGAACGCCTACGGCCTGTACACCTCGACGATGGACCCCAAGTGGATCGTCGACAACAAGGCCCAGTTCAACTTCGGTCGCTTCGACGACCCGAAGGTGACCGAGGCGCTGAACACCTACGCCAACACCTCCTCCGACGAGGAGCGCAAGGCAGCCCTCGCCGTTATGGAGAAGGCGTTCGTCGATGAGGTCCCGGCCATCCCGCTGGGATCCCACCCGCTCCTGGGCGAGTACAACACGCGTAACTACGTGGGGTTCCCGACCGAGGACGACCAGTACGCATCGGCAGATCCGACCCAGCCCGGCATCGTCCAGATCCTGACGAAGCTGAAGCCCGGCAACTGA
- a CDS encoding DUF1801 domain-containing protein: MSEAIVESLRASILAADDGITEHVKWNAPSFVFNDTDRVTMRMHPKGGVQLIFHRGAKVRDDTSSFTFDDPSGLLKWATQDRGILMVDTEEDAAAKAPIITDLVRRWVAVD, from the coding sequence ATGAGCGAAGCGATAGTGGAATCCCTGCGCGCGTCCATCCTTGCCGCCGATGACGGCATCACTGAACACGTCAAGTGGAACGCCCCCAGCTTCGTGTTCAACGACACGGACCGGGTGACCATGCGCATGCACCCGAAGGGCGGGGTGCAGTTGATCTTCCACCGCGGGGCGAAGGTGCGCGACGACACGTCATCCTTCACTTTCGACGACCCGAGCGGGTTGCTGAAGTGGGCGACGCAGGATCGCGGCATCCTGATGGTCGATACCGAAGAGGATGCCGCGGCGAAGGCTCCCATCATCACCGACCTCGTGCGGCGCTGGGTGGCCGTCGACTGA
- a CDS encoding EVE domain-containing protein, translated as MRFWLGVVQRNHVEKGSALRIVQTNHGAKAGILRMQPGDGLVFYSPKTAHPEGAPLREFTAIGTIAEGDIWQATDGDFRPWRRAVDYDTAAHATPIAPLLDVLEFTRGNSNWGFQLRRGNLELSQHDFDVIAREMGSATVRE; from the coding sequence ATGAGATTCTGGCTCGGAGTAGTGCAGCGTAACCACGTCGAGAAGGGCTCGGCGCTCAGAATCGTACAGACCAACCACGGCGCGAAGGCCGGGATCCTGCGGATGCAGCCCGGCGACGGCCTCGTCTTCTACTCGCCGAAGACCGCGCACCCCGAGGGCGCGCCACTCAGGGAGTTCACGGCTATCGGCACGATCGCCGAGGGCGATATCTGGCAGGCGACCGACGGCGACTTCCGTCCCTGGCGGCGTGCGGTGGATTACGACACCGCCGCTCACGCCACACCGATCGCGCCCCTGCTCGACGTGCTCGAGTTCACCCGCGGCAACAGCAACTGGGGTTTCCAGCTGCGGCGGGGCAACCTCGAGCTCTCACAGCACGACTTTGACGTGATCGCGAGGGAGATGGGCTCGGCTACGGTGAGAGAGTGA
- a CDS encoding DUF427 domain-containing protein, giving the protein MKAVLGDVVIAEAPKEDLISIEGNWYFPPSSVKSEYLEQSPTPYTCPWKGECQYFSVKDGDTLLQDRAWSYPTPYQGGIDRVGKDFANYVAFWKEVQVTE; this is encoded by the coding sequence ATGAAGGCAGTACTCGGCGATGTGGTCATCGCAGAAGCCCCCAAAGAAGACCTCATCTCGATCGAGGGCAACTGGTACTTCCCGCCGTCGAGCGTGAAGAGCGAGTACCTCGAGCAGAGCCCCACCCCTTACACCTGCCCGTGGAAGGGCGAGTGCCAGTACTTCTCCGTCAAGGACGGCGACACGCTGCTGCAGGACCGCGCGTGGAGCTACCCCACTCCGTACCAGGGCGGCATCGACCGCGTCGGCAAGGACTTCGCGAACTACGTGGCCTTCTGGAAAGAAGTACAGGTCACCGAGTAA
- a CDS encoding NUDIX hydrolase family protein, producing the protein MSSVGTPDPNSGWLSDEELAETRRRLPLLYVEAVPVRVDGLGRVNEVGMLLRASAEGSITRTLVSGRVMYGETIRDALFRHLEKDLGPMAFPLLPASPVPFQVAEYFPWPGASQFTDHRQHAVSLAYVIPVTGTCEPRQDALELTWMSPKDAASDGIAADMEGGRGALLRAALASVGVLP; encoded by the coding sequence ATGAGCTCCGTAGGCACCCCCGACCCGAACTCCGGCTGGCTTTCCGATGAGGAACTCGCCGAGACCCGCCGTCGACTTCCGCTGCTCTACGTCGAGGCGGTGCCGGTGCGTGTCGACGGCCTGGGCCGCGTCAATGAGGTCGGGATGCTGCTGCGCGCGTCAGCCGAGGGCTCCATCACCCGCACGCTGGTCTCGGGGCGCGTGATGTACGGCGAGACGATCCGTGACGCGCTGTTCCGTCACCTCGAAAAGGATCTCGGGCCGATGGCGTTCCCCCTGCTGCCCGCCTCACCGGTGCCGTTTCAGGTGGCGGAGTACTTTCCGTGGCCGGGCGCGAGCCAGTTCACCGACCACCGCCAGCACGCGGTCTCGCTGGCATACGTCATCCCGGTCACCGGAACGTGCGAGCCGCGCCAGGATGCGCTCGAGCTGACCTGGATGTCGCCGAAGGATGCCGCGTCAGACGGCATCGCCGCCGACATGGAGGGCGGTCGCGGCGCGCTTCTGCGCGCGGCTCTCGCCTCGGTGGGCGTGCTGCCGTAG
- a CDS encoding ABC transporter ATP-binding protein translates to MSDALLSVNNFSVMYDVEPPVEAVRNVDFTLRRGEILGLAGESGCGKTTLAYGIQRLLKAPAVITSGSVVFHDGSGEDVEISQLDVEELRRFRWDKISMVFQGAMNALNPVATIGSQLEDVYQVHRPAMSKSERRDAVVELLEIVKVGGERRRSFPHELSGGMRQRVMIAMALALRPQLMVMDEPTTALDVLVQREILRQISELRHKFGFSVIFITHDLPLLLEISDRIAIMREGEIVEINTAERIWSDPQDDYTKKLLSSFPRLTGEKGLVSR, encoded by the coding sequence ATGAGCGACGCCCTCCTTTCCGTAAACAACTTCTCCGTCATGTACGACGTCGAACCGCCGGTCGAGGCCGTGCGGAATGTCGACTTCACTCTGCGGCGGGGAGAGATCCTTGGCCTCGCGGGGGAGAGCGGCTGCGGCAAGACCACACTCGCCTACGGCATCCAGCGCCTGCTCAAGGCGCCGGCCGTGATCACGAGCGGCTCGGTCGTCTTCCACGACGGCTCGGGCGAAGACGTCGAGATCAGCCAGCTCGATGTCGAGGAGCTGCGTCGTTTCCGGTGGGACAAGATCTCGATGGTCTTCCAGGGCGCCATGAACGCGCTCAACCCGGTAGCGACGATCGGTTCACAACTCGAGGACGTCTACCAGGTGCACCGCCCGGCCATGTCGAAGTCGGAGCGTCGCGACGCCGTCGTCGAACTGCTCGAAATCGTCAAGGTGGGAGGCGAGCGCCGTCGCTCGTTCCCGCACGAACTCTCGGGCGGCATGCGCCAGCGCGTCATGATCGCCATGGCCCTCGCGCTCCGCCCCCAGCTCATGGTCATGGACGAGCCGACCACCGCGCTCGACGTGCTCGTACAGCGCGAGATCCTGCGCCAGATCTCCGAGCTGCGCCACAAGTTCGGCTTCTCGGTCATCTTCATCACCCATGACCTCCCGCTGCTGCTCGAGATCAGCGACCGCATCGCCATCATGCGCGAGGGCGAGATCGTGGAGATCAACACGGCAGAGCGCATCTGGTCCGACCCGCAGGACGACTACACGAAGAAGCTGCTGTCGTCGTTCCCCCGCCTCACCGGTGAGAAAGGACTGGTCTCACGATGA
- a CDS encoding DEAD/DEAH box helicase, whose protein sequence is MTDISFGALGVPAPLVAKLTELGKTEAFPIQVDTLADTMSGRDVLGRGKTGSGKTLAFSIPLVTRLGGKLAGGNRRPGRPLALVLAPTRELATQISAVIEPLAEVYGLKSTTIFGGVSQQRQVAALKAGVDIVVACPGRLEDLMKQGFVSLDAVEITVLDEADHMADLGFLPVVTKIMDKTPQSGQRLLFSATLDNGVDKLVKRFLHNEVLHSVDEATSHVSAMTHHVFEVPSVNEKNELIRKLASGTGRRILFMRTKHHAKKLARQLTDAGIPSVDLHGNLSQPARDRNLAAFASGEVRVLVATDVAARGVHVDDIELVIHVDPPMEHKAYLHRSGRTARAGKEGEVVTLVLPEQRRDTAALLRKAAITVTPQQVTASSPAVDKLVGDVAAYVTPAPRAAEQPRGQSQGGRSQGANAQRKRANRDGQPARTDRSGRPAAEGGGRQQRSSQQRAAGSGQASSGGLKVGGLVGMSQGGGAGRRRSGGR, encoded by the coding sequence ATGACTGACATCTCATTCGGCGCGCTCGGCGTGCCCGCACCCCTCGTCGCGAAGCTCACCGAGCTCGGCAAGACCGAGGCGTTCCCGATCCAGGTCGACACACTGGCCGACACCATGAGTGGTCGCGACGTGCTCGGACGCGGCAAGACCGGCTCCGGCAAGACCCTCGCCTTCTCCATCCCGCTCGTCACCCGCCTCGGCGGCAAGCTCGCCGGTGGCAACCGCCGCCCGGGCCGCCCGCTCGCGCTGGTGCTCGCACCGACCCGTGAGCTGGCCACCCAGATCTCCGCCGTCATCGAGCCGCTCGCCGAGGTCTACGGCCTCAAGAGCACCACGATCTTCGGCGGCGTCTCGCAGCAGCGCCAGGTCGCGGCCCTCAAGGCCGGTGTCGACATCGTCGTCGCCTGCCCCGGCCGCCTCGAAGACCTCATGAAGCAGGGCTTCGTCTCCCTCGACGCCGTCGAGATCACCGTGCTCGATGAGGCCGACCACATGGCCGACCTCGGCTTCCTGCCCGTCGTCACCAAGATCATGGACAAGACCCCGCAGTCCGGCCAGCGCCTGCTCTTCAGCGCAACGCTCGACAACGGAGTGGACAAGCTCGTCAAGCGCTTCCTCCACAACGAGGTGCTGCACTCGGTCGACGAGGCCACCTCACACGTCTCCGCCATGACCCACCACGTCTTCGAGGTGCCGTCGGTGAACGAGAAGAACGAGCTCATCCGCAAGCTCGCCTCGGGCACGGGTCGCCGCATCCTCTTCATGCGTACGAAGCACCACGCCAAGAAGCTGGCGCGCCAGCTGACCGACGCGGGCATCCCCTCGGTCGACCTGCACGGCAACCTCTCGCAGCCCGCGCGTGACCGCAACCTCGCGGCCTTCGCCTCGGGTGAGGTTCGCGTTCTCGTCGCTACCGACGTCGCAGCCCGCGGCGTGCACGTGGACGACATCGAGCTCGTGATCCACGTCGACCCGCCCATGGAGCACAAGGCCTACCTGCACCGCTCGGGCCGCACCGCCCGCGCCGGCAAGGAAGGCGAGGTCGTCACCCTCGTTCTCCCCGAGCAGCGTCGCGACACCGCAGCGCTCCTGCGCAAGGCGGCCATCACGGTCACCCCGCAGCAGGTCACCGCATCCTCGCCCGCCGTCGACAAGCTCGTCGGCGACGTGGCTGCCTACGTCACCCCCGCACCCCGCGCTGCCGAGCAGCCGCGCGGACAGTCGCAGGGTGGACGCTCGCAGGGCGCCAACGCCCAGCGCAAGCGCGCCAACCGCGACGGCCAGCCGGCACGCACCGACCGCTCGGGTCGCCCCGCAGCCGAGGGCGGCGGACGCCAGCAGCGCAGCTCGCAGCAGCGCGCGGCAGGCTCCGGCCAGGCGTCGAGCGGCGGCCTCAAGGTCGGCGGACTCGTCGGCATGAGCCAGGGCGGCGGCGCTGGACGTCGTCGCAGCGGCGGCCGCTAG
- a CDS encoding 2-phosphosulfolactate phosphatase: protein MNAARNQTQYQVRFDWGLEGAAAIVPGAHILIWVDALPTAGAPDPLVVETDAAVIVGTVGNSAALAAWVLERQADLGDRVIISVVAAGADDGRFAVEDLLAAGSVIDAIIAVGLDSTSPEAAAASASFGGLRHAVSHLLSASVTGKELAAAGEQQVLVEARTANAQPGILVMREFSFRA, encoded by the coding sequence GTGAACGCAGCGCGCAACCAGACCCAGTACCAGGTCCGTTTCGACTGGGGGCTCGAGGGCGCGGCCGCCATCGTCCCCGGGGCGCACATCCTGATCTGGGTGGATGCGCTGCCTACCGCCGGGGCTCCCGATCCGCTCGTCGTCGAGACCGATGCGGCCGTCATTGTGGGAACGGTCGGCAACAGCGCCGCGCTCGCCGCGTGGGTGCTCGAGCGTCAGGCCGATCTCGGAGACCGGGTGATCATCTCCGTCGTCGCGGCCGGCGCCGACGATGGGCGTTTCGCCGTCGAAGACCTGCTCGCGGCCGGATCCGTGATCGATGCGATCATCGCCGTCGGCCTCGACTCGACATCCCCCGAGGCGGCGGCCGCGAGTGCCTCGTTCGGCGGACTGCGTCATGCGGTGTCCCACCTGCTGAGCGCGAGCGTCACCGGCAAGGAGCTTGCGGCCGCCGGCGAGCAGCAGGTGCTGGTCGAGGCACGTACGGCAAACGCGCAGCCGGGCATCCTCGTTATGAGGGAATTCAGCTTTCGGGCTTAG
- a CDS encoding ABC transporter ATP-binding protein has product MSLLEFDAVTKIYTVRGAGQIKALDDVSFTLESGQTIGLVGQSGSGKSTIAKILTQLETPSSGEVRIDGTPIPRHGSGLRSYRQQLRMVFQDPFASLNPYHSVRHHVERPLRLDRVVPKDELDDEVARLLGRVRLPYSIAERRPHELSGGQRQRVAIARALASRPKFLVADEPVSMLDVSIRLGVLNLLADLQREEGLGVLYITHDLATARHFSNEIIVLNQGRIVESGSADDVILRPQHPYTQQLRAASPDPEKFFASMSGSSSGTAGGDR; this is encoded by the coding sequence ATGAGCCTCCTCGAATTCGACGCCGTCACCAAGATCTATACGGTTCGCGGCGCGGGCCAGATCAAGGCTCTGGATGACGTCAGCTTCACCCTCGAATCCGGACAGACGATCGGCCTCGTGGGCCAGTCCGGCAGCGGCAAGTCCACGATCGCCAAGATCCTCACGCAGCTCGAGACGCCCTCAAGCGGCGAGGTTCGTATCGATGGCACTCCGATCCCGCGGCACGGCAGCGGACTGCGCTCCTACCGCCAGCAGCTGCGTATGGTCTTCCAGGACCCGTTCGCCTCGCTCAACCCGTACCACTCGGTGCGCCACCACGTGGAGCGCCCGTTGCGCCTCGACCGCGTGGTGCCCAAAGACGAGCTCGACGACGAGGTCGCCCGACTGCTCGGCCGTGTGCGCCTGCCGTACTCCATCGCCGAACGGCGTCCCCACGAACTCTCTGGCGGCCAGCGCCAGCGCGTCGCGATCGCGCGCGCCCTCGCCTCCCGCCCGAAATTCCTGGTGGCGGATGAACCGGTCTCGATGCTCGACGTGTCGATCCGGTTGGGCGTGCTGAACCTGCTCGCCGACCTGCAGCGCGAGGAGGGGCTGGGTGTGCTGTACATCACCCACGATCTCGCGACGGCCCGGCACTTCAGCAACGAGATCATCGTGCTCAACCAGGGGCGCATCGTGGAGAGCGGGTCGGCCGATGACGTCATCCTGCGCCCACAGCACCCGTACACACAGCAACTGAGAGCCGCGAGTCCCGACCCGGAGAAGTTCTTCGCGTCGATGTCCGGAAGCTCGTCCGGTACCGCGGGAGGCGACCGATGA
- a CDS encoding GNAT family N-acetyltransferase: MAAEIRRAEPADVETLGALHSGCWRELYPTVLPAAVLDELSPAMMSGLWAKFVARGGAYEQYVAEVDGAVVAFAGIGPGREPGYEEAVELYFLYVHPEYRRKGIARQLLKTVQAHYTWLWAGNRPAQQFYKKAKFYPDSVAREGSLFGAPLEEERFSG, translated from the coding sequence ATGGCAGCTGAGATCCGTCGTGCAGAACCCGCAGACGTCGAGACGCTCGGCGCACTCCACTCGGGATGCTGGCGCGAGCTGTATCCCACGGTCCTTCCCGCAGCCGTGCTCGACGAGCTGAGCCCCGCCATGATGTCGGGACTGTGGGCCAAGTTCGTCGCCCGCGGCGGAGCCTACGAGCAGTACGTGGCCGAGGTGGATGGCGCGGTCGTGGCCTTCGCCGGTATCGGGCCCGGTCGCGAGCCCGGATACGAGGAGGCTGTCGAGCTGTACTTCCTCTACGTGCATCCCGAATATCGTCGCAAGGGCATCGCCCGCCAGCTGCTCAAGACCGTGCAGGCGCACTACACCTGGCTGTGGGCCGGCAATCGCCCGGCGCAGCAGTTCTACAAGAAGGCGAAGTTCTACCCCGACAGCGTCGCCCGCGAGGGCAGCCTGTTCGGCGCACCGCTCGAAGAGGAACGCTTCAGCGGATAG
- a CDS encoding DUF1684 domain-containing protein, which yields MTALEVADWRRQVFAMYAQVREATDLYAAHDLWRRERDRLFATHPSSPLLPEDLAEFTGLPVRPYDRDWRFEVELQPVESRRMEVETGTDGIVPFDLIGVVDVPSVGTLDVWRLASYGGGIFLPLKDALAGSPGGTYGGGRYLLDTVKGADLGATGNTLVLDFNFAYNPSCAYDPAWACPLAQPGNTVAVEIPVGERYSGAH from the coding sequence ATGACCGCTCTCGAGGTAGCCGACTGGCGACGCCAGGTGTTCGCGATGTACGCCCAGGTGCGGGAGGCGACCGACCTCTACGCCGCGCACGACCTGTGGCGCCGCGAACGGGACCGACTCTTTGCGACCCACCCGTCATCCCCCCTTCTGCCGGAGGATCTGGCTGAATTCACCGGGCTGCCGGTGCGGCCCTACGATCGCGACTGGCGCTTCGAGGTCGAGTTGCAGCCGGTGGAGTCGCGGCGCATGGAGGTCGAGACGGGCACCGACGGCATCGTGCCGTTCGACCTGATCGGTGTCGTGGATGTGCCCTCGGTCGGCACCCTCGACGTCTGGCGCCTCGCATCGTACGGTGGCGGCATCTTCCTGCCGCTCAAGGATGCGCTGGCCGGCTCACCGGGCGGAACCTACGGCGGCGGGCGCTACCTGCTCGACACGGTGAAGGGCGCGGATCTCGGCGCGACCGGCAACACGCTCGTGCTCGACTTCAACTTCGCGTACAACCCGTCCTGCGCCTACGACCCCGCGTGGGCCTGCCCGCTCGCCCAGCCGGGCAACACGGTCGCGGTCGAGATCCCCGTCGGCGAGCGGTATTCCGGCGCTCACTAG